The genomic region GTATATCGAACTAACTACTTATATGTAAATTGTTTAAATGTGTATAATAGAATTCCTTTTAGAAAAACATTTCATTACCTATTGAGgtatatattcttttctatcttttttttttctcaagaagaaaagagataaTTAATGTGAATATAAGAGATGCCGGTTTTATCATGTATATTAATGTTTAATGTTACAATTTGAATTTGCAGTCGACTTTATAGTACAACAAGAACCTGTTTCAGTTGGATTGCTTCTTCGGGTACTCCCTTGGTCCGAATATGGTTGATCCAACTCTCACATTGGTGCTGCCCATTTCAATCTGCGCGAATCAGAAAGTGATGATCATTTTATTAGGCTATGTTAGGTGTGATTCCAATTCATTTAGGAAACACAGTGGGAAAAACTGCAAGTCAGAACAAACTAATGTATAGAACATGAACTCTAAGCATTatctttttaagagaaaataaaatgttgtTAATGTGGTACCCCCTGAAGGAGATTCACAATTATCCTTGGAAGAGAAGCCTAAGAGGATTTTACATTCCTTTATCGACTCTGGATACTGGAAATCTCATAAATTTCCACGACAAATCAAGAACTGATATGCTGTAATAACACTTTTTGAGTTTCATTAGATGTACtcagatatttaaaatatctataaacaTAGAGTCCAGAAGCTTAATTTGTTGCCACATTGAAAATGATCCTCATAGTTGGCAAGAACCAGGTTTCAACTTTCAACAAACCATGATCTAGTTTGAGTCACAGTTTAAGTACCAAGTTTCAACTTTCAAGATACTATGATCTTGTTCAAATCACAGTTTTAAGTACACATTTCAGTACTATAGAACTGTGCTATTCTGAGAAGTGAGAAAGCTATAGAATAGAGCTTGCTATTATAACATCAAGAAacaattgaatttaattgatatttaacaAGGTCAGCAGTTAACTTTACCGCTTGCTCAAAATCGCCAGACATGCCCATTGATAGCTCACAGTGGTCCTCTGCCATCCCAAGTGCCTTGCAAACCTCAAGTCTGCAATTCGATAGTTTCTGTTGCATGCACAGAAATAGATATGATATTCAGATATATTGactaacaatttaaaatacatgaagaaaaagacaagaaaagaGAAGGCATAAAAGGAATACTATACAAATTGATTATGTGCATGTGATAGAAAAGCATATATGTGAAATGACTAGATGATGCCAACTAGAAACCCCATATTTTAACGTTCTCATAAGACTTAAAAATCAAGTAAGAAATTTCGTGTTTACGTAATGTTATTCTATGTGCTCTCTACAAATGCAAAGGATTACCCTAAAGTTCTCTGGAGTTGATGTATAGTCTGGCATCCCTATTGTCATTAAGCCAGAAAGTACCAAATTCGGGCATCGCAGTTTAACATGTTCTGCAAGGGCTACACAACTTGAAGGCTCGATACCAGATTTTGCTGAAACAATGTTACAAAATCCAATCAGCAGATCAATCTAGCAAATTAGACAAGtggcaaagaaaaaaaatcttctCTAGAATTGGCCAGATGGAGTAGTTAAAACAGCATTCTACAGAAAAAGCTATTTTCTGCCTGTGACAGTGCATAATATCCAGGCATCAAGATATTTTAGTTACTTGAGAGTTTAGATACAATTCTGAGGAATGTAGGTGCAGTGATGCAATAGGTCGGTTAAGAGTCAATTCTTCTACTCCTAGTATGAGAAGGTTACTCGCCCATtacgaaaataaaattactagtcttcttttgaaatatttattcttatttggCAGTTTCAATCCAACAGAAACTGTTTTAAGGTTCAATAAATTATGAGCATATCATTGATTTCTGAACACCGACTTCAGAGTCAAATATAATCAGACATCTAAATATGATGTTTTGAGCAATTCACTACTGCTGATGTCATATGTTCTAAATTGCCAACTGAATTATAAGGAAAAATAGATGATAGTTAATTAGTTTACTCACATGCTTCTCCACTAGTATTCACTTGGACAAAGACCTTCAAAGGGTTTCTTCCAAGGGTAGACACTACTCTGTCAAGAACATTAGCTACCTGTAGGATAAAAGAATTCTGTTAacatattttttgatttttttttcttcaagagattaaaatataatcatcgTATTAACTCTATTAAGTGTAACTTAATTTGGCTGGTTCAAGGATAACATAAGATTACCAGAGGTGCATAGCTGATTAATGACAACGTGAACACCCAAAGCATCACTTAATAACAGTGAATAACGAATTGGTGCTGCCCAAGTTTTCAGCTTAGCAGCCAATAAACTATGAGCTGAGTTTCCTTTATCAAAAGAAGTgtaaaagaaggaaaaaacaaatgaaaagcTCTTGCATTGCATCTTATAGTTACAACAGGTATCGAATAAGGAGTTTACCTTCTCATTATCTACACCCTGAACCATAGCTAGATTTGGGACTCCAGCTGCATATAGAAATAATCACTTTAAATAATGTAGTAGTACCATGAACTGGcaaaaaagttttttttttttttcaaaaaccctttgttttcttttaactgAAAAAAACCCTTAAACTGAGCTACAAGgatttaaaaagataacaaTAATTTGGATATCGATTTAGTactgataaaattaaattgcacACTTAAGCTAATTATTAAAACATACATAAATGCAAGCAAAAACCAGTAAAAAATTCAATCacttttttaacaaataagatatatatttttttttaaaaagtaagaaTGAATTAATCATAATACCTAATAAAGTTTTAACTTTATTGCTCTGCAAATGCCCAATGAAATGCCACTCTATATCCTCTGGCAGCTGCacatacacaattaaattatattaagaaaataataataagattacATTAACGccaaacagaaaaaaaaatgacgtatttattaaattgatcgAGACCTGTGGAGCTTTATCTACAACTTCTTGAACGTAATTTTCGCCAAAGCAACGGTGACCAGCGTCGTACACGTGGCGAATAAGGGACACGGGTTTGGTTTTGGATACAGCCACGATTCTTACGGATTCGGGTCGTCTTCCGGCACGCTCTGCAGCTTGACGGACTCGGACCATGACTGACCGCAGTGCCGTTACTGCTGCTCCTTCTATGGCCGGAGCAGCCATTGCTTTTCAACTCGGAAAAGAAAGTTCAGATTTGATGTCATTcactttataatatttatagagtgtattttttgaaattttctgAAGACAATTGTTAAAAGGAAGGAGAAgatggattttttttctttgaaagttGTGGTTTTAATTGACTCGTATTAATGCTTGTGGATGATATGGCCACGTAATctatttagttaataattagATATTATGATACAatagaattctttttatgaatttaatatcgtactagacaaaaaaaaaatactaaagatgtaggaataaatatataaaaaatatgttgtgatttaattatttgataatttttttatataattctttttagataaaaagaaatattgattacaaattatgataaaaaatatctcaCCGTTGAATTTCGATTGGAaagattttagttattttcacTCCGATTaactattattatcattttactCGTGATTGTGAATAAATGTTTGAAgcttaacaactcaaaatgttattatttaaccattaaattgatattatcggattaataattttttattcatgatttaacagtcaaatattaaattagaagTTGTTAAGCTCCAAATACACGTTATTAAACACATATAATATTACAATGATGGCCGATAAGTGTAAAGGTGAATAGATTCTTGCAAATCGATAATTTCTAAcagtgaaatatttttttttattacgaTTTGTAACCacgtatatttttttatctaaaaaaatattacacactaaaaattattgaataatgAAACCACATAACACTTTTAAGTACTTAtccattttatttatcttaattCTTGTACATCTGAGTgagatataatatttttactaaaccattttttaaaattttaaaattaaaagataattttataaaaatattatatattatattaaaataatcaaaaaataaaacaaataaaggtggattatatagtattaaatagaaaagatataTCGATAAGTGTTGATTATGATGTAATGATTTTATAGAGCTTAATATATTCGCacaattatttgaattttatacgattaatcattttattttcttattttttataaaaattatttaactatttcaaCTTGTCtaaattataacttataaacacatttttattttattggacATATGATCTACTTAGtcttaattatatgtttaagTGACTCATCATTCTCTTCTcaatctcaatttttttttctttcatttatatatgtttggACTTaagagtaataaaataaaataaaattgaataatctaaatttaatataataaaattaatttttaaatcccatttaaattaattaaaatttaagaatatctctttcaatattaaaagatttttgattttaatattaagctagttttatttttatttattaaaatcaaatgtaactaaatataataaagaaaaagttaaatttttttctacatatataaataaaaaatttatttttgttgttttgccaacaaagtaaaaatatatttataaattatattttaaacaagTTGGAATAACTAAATGGTTTTTTATGACAAATTAAGAAGTAAAAAAGCCAAGTTCAGGGGCACAAATGTATGCTCTCTTAGGTGAGTGGTCATAGAAAATAGACCTTGAAGTAGAGAAAAAGTGTAAATCAGGATGCACCTGCAGAGATGACCTTGATTTTGCTGAACCATGTTTTCAACACTCTAAGAAAACTCCAAGAGTCATGTCTCTAGAAACTCCGTGTTCAGTCACGGAACCAAGGCAAGATGACCGAGATCCAAACGGTCCTTGGATTGGCATCtacaaaaaatagaaagaaaagaaagataaatctCCTCTTCCTATGTATAAGGAAGCTTTGGAATTTtttgcaaaagaaggaaaaactGTCCTTGACATTACCTTTGATAAGATGAAAGTACTTGTGGCTAAAAAAGGAATTGTTTTTGGACAGAAGCCTTCTACTACTTGCAGACAGGAGATTTACTCTGATTTGCCAGCAATCCAAACACCCCAGACAATCCAAAGCTGTTTCATGTTCCAGCCTGAAGATTTCCCTCCTTTAGGGAAgtcagaaaataaaagatcggAGATCCTCCCCTCAAGGGTTACTCCATCAAGATCCTCCCCTCAAGGGTTACTCCATCAAGATCCATAGAGCCTCTCACTCCACCAGAAGAAGTACTAAATTGCAGACTTCTAATTCCATAGTCTAGAACTCTTATTTAAAGAAGATTGATGGAAAATTAGATCAGGCTCTCCATTTGGCTCACAAGTTGGACCAGAAATTGGATACATTCTCTCAAGAAGTACTCCAACTATATTCCTCTCTAACCGCCAAATATCAAGCCTTGGATAGAGAGCTTCGAGTTCCCCAACCGATTACACCAGCTTTCAGCcagaatgaaaaagaaattacaaagtTCAAAAGGCAGATTGATCAAATTGAACATGAACTTAGAAAAGATCAGTCTTCTACAATCCCTTCCTTTACATCAGCAACCTCTACATCTTCTGCAATTGCTCCATCATATTATTCTACATTTCCTTTTATTCCACAGCCAGAACAAGAAGGAACTCCTTACCAACCCTTTGGTACTTTCTCACACCTCTATCCAAAAGGCTCCACAacccaacaaaagaaaatatcacaTCCTCCAATCtcgaaagaaaataaattgccAGATTAATCACTAATCAGCCCTTATGATTCTGATTCTTCTTCAAATACCTCTGAGATGGCTGATATAACAGAAATTCTCATGAACACCTCCACTACTGAACCCAACCCAGAAGTAGTAGAGCTCAAGATGGCATGAGGATGCAGTCATATTTTGTTCCTACTGGAGCTTCACACCCAAGGTCAAAATCCACAACTGGAACGGGACCTTAATTCACCTTTGATGATTTGCCTCCATCAAAATGGAGAGATaaattttctgaatttttggcATAGATTGATCTTCAAATGACTTTTGATGGTGCCACACTCAAAAAGGTTCTTGCTGAATTTGTAACGAGATTCACAAGTAGTTTCAGGGATTGGTTCTAGTCACAGCCTGAATATACCAGACTCCAATTTGTGACTTTGCCAACTCCGTCAGCTGCGGTCACAGTCCTCCATAATCAGTTCCTTGGAAGCTATGATCTCATTATACGACAATAGAAACAGAAATACTTTGATCGAAAATGTTGTTCGTTGAAGATCAAGGATTTAGAAAGACATTATTCTGCAATgtccaaattatattatgTCATTGGAGGGCACGACGACGATGATACGTTAAAGTATACTTTCATCACCTCATTACCAGATGAGATACAACCAGAAGTCAATAACATGATTGCCGCAACAAAGAAGCCAGTTACCTCCATTACTCTTGGAGAAATCTGGCAGTTTACTCTATCCTCTATCAAGAGATTATGTGACCAGCAAGAATTATTCAGGAGACTGTCTCAACGAGATTTGATTGTTTAAAAGGCCTGTAACAAAAACCACCTTAAGATTAAATGCAAGTCCTCCAATTGTGTCTGCTCCAGTCacaagaagaaaatcaaacaccaTTTCCAAAAATACCCTCGTAACAAAAGCAAAGAATTCAGAGGAAAAAGGCCACATACAAAGAAATTCAAGTACTTCCAGAAAAAGAGGAATCAAGACAACAAATCAGACAGATGCTACATCTGCCGAAAGAAGCGGCATTATGCTAAGGATTGCCCTCAAAATCTGGAAAAGGCAGCAAGAATGATACAGCCAGTTAGCATGTCCATGTCTCTACcagattcatttgaagaagATATAGAGTTTCTCTTATCAGAACAAGACGATCTCACTCCAGAAAGTCTCTttggaatagaagaagaacaTTCAGACTCTACTGATTCTTCAGAAGAGTCCTCTTCAGATTATGAtgataatgaaattttaattttgatgatCAATCTTTcctcaaaagaagagaaggacATTCTGGCAAATGTGATGCAATACCCTTTTTCTCCATCTCCAGTTCCTGAGTTATCTCAACTTGCTACTAAGATTCCTCCAGTTCCTTTGGTTCCTATACGAGTCTTATCTTCAAGGTACTCAAAACCTATTCCAATCATAGCTTTCTTTGATACTGGAGCTCAGAGAAGTATGATGAATCCTGAAGTCCTCCCATCTGAATACTGGAAATCTCATATTTAGTTTTTCAGAGCGGCAAATGGCCAAACTTTCAAGACTACCTTgatctcaaaataaaaaatcggGATACAGTTCTTTCCTGATTGTGTGGTATGGACGCACATCATTGGCTCAGATCTCCCAAATAAAGACCTTTTAATaggttttgatgtttatcatcaAGCTCAAAGGCTTCAAATTCTTCCCAATGGAATAAAGTTCAAAAGGCAATTCTGTCCATACACAGATACTTCTAATATGTTCATCATAGCAGACACAACACCACCATTCTAGcaatataaggaaaaattCCTTCCTCTCTGTCCAGAATCCCATTCACATTTTCAACACCCACTACCCTTGTGGAAAAATTCCCAATTATATATCAGCCTTCCCTTCAAGCTTAACAAAGATATCAATCCAACTAAAGCCACTCATCTAGGAATGTCTCCTACAGATCTCGCTCTTGCCAGATCAGAATGCCTGACTCTGCTACAACAAGTCCTCATCGAGCCCACAACCTCGCAGTGGACCTATCAAGCATTTTACGTGGAAAAAAGATCTAAAAAACtaagaggaaaaaagagatttgttATTGATTACAAGCCCCTGAATCATTTTTTGCAAGACAACAAGTTTCCTATTCCTCGCATTTCGAACCTAAAAGTCCACATTCAGAAGGCCCAATTCGATTCAAAATTTGATCTCAAAGCTGGATTTTGGCAATTAGGTATTTATCCCTCAGAAAGATACAAAACAGCCTTTTGTATCCCAAGCGCCCAATATCAATGGacagtcatgccttttggactCAAAACAGCCCCTTCTCAGTTCCATAAAACAATGATAGAAATCTTTGGGCATATCCTCTACTCCTCCCTTAtctacattgatgatattctctTATTCTCAGAAACGACTGAGGAACATCATCAACTCCTGAAACAATTCCTTGCTATCATCCAAAAGTACGGAATCATGCTTTCAGagaaaaaaagtattattggCCAGCAAGAGATAGAGTTCCTTGGAATGTATTTTAAGGACGGCCAATATACGTATGGTCCACACTTAACAAAAGAGCTTGATTATTTTCCAGATGAGAATCTCTCTGTAAAGCAAATTCAACAATTTCTTGGGATACTCAACTATGTCAGGGAAGCCATACCACATTTACCCAGTTACACATGTCATCTTTCTAAAATACTCAAAAAGAACCCTCCCCCTTGGGGAACATAATAGACAACAGCTGTCAAGAGACTGAAAGAATTGGCTCATAATCCTCCCCCCTTACCATTCCGTCTACAGGACATCTTATCCTACAGACTGACGCATTAGATCATGCATGGGGGCAAttcttcttgaaaatctcaatAACAAGGAATAACTGTGTGGATATGCATCAGGACAATTTTCTCCATCAGAAAGGCATTACCATTCAATATATAAAGAGATTATGGCAGTCAAATATGGGATAAAAAAGTTTGAGTTTTTCCTGATTGGTCAACACTTCTTGGTCCGAATGGATAACTCTTCATTTCTGAAGATCCTTGAGTCCAACCAAAAGACCTTACCAGAACCTCGATTATTGAGATTAAAATCATGGTTTAGCaggtatgattttgaagttcacAATATAAAAGGAATAAGAAACCTCATCCCAAATTTTTTATCCAGACTATCAAAGCCACAACCAAAACCCCAACCTATTGTCCTCCTCACCTCAACAGTTAATCTTCCGATAATCTTTATGGCCTCTTCGTCTTCAAAAAACCCTCTGCAACCTCCCTCACTAGCAGACCTTCCTACAAGTCTCACAACCGAACAAGTCAACAATTTGCCAAAAATATGATGTTTCATTATTTGGCAATCATCCAACAGACTTTTTCACTACCCATCCAacccaatttcttttatctagATTACCCTTGGTGCTTAATCTATCATTTTTCTCCTACCCATCCACAAATTGAAAGTGAACTATGGTTTCTATGGTGTCTTTCCACAGATTGTTTTCATGCTATAGAAGTGCCAGTCATGGACCTCCTATACTTCTTCAATATTGATACAAATGCAAGAACATATCCATGGAAATATCTCACTTGGTTCAAAACCCCATACCAATGGAAAaaggatctcctcaaaatcattcATGAAAACAAATTGTTCACGGATAATGACTTCAAGGCTTCAGGATATCATGCCATCTATATTCTTCACAGGCCTTACTTTAAGCTCTCAGAAGACACCTATACCACCCAAAACATCTGTCATTATTGAAAAACAATTGAAATGCCCTTGCATCTTGCTCCTCCGCCAATAACAAGGGAATTGAAGCTCACTCTACAATTGAGAAATGATTTAGGAAGGACCAATGTTTCTACACCACTTATCTGCACTTATAATGGACCTGATAATCAATGGACTGAACACTCCATTATTGAACGATCCACTTTACCTATACTGCCAACTCCACTAGATGATCCAAGTCTGACCACTGAACAAAAAGATGCCATTATGCAAGATTCTCAGCCCATGGATGATGATAGTGGTCCGTGGTGACTCATCCTTTTGCTAGCAATAAAGACAATCTCTTCTCTATAATTCAAGATATAAAAGTGTAAAAAGATAAAGATTCCTATCTTATCTTTTTCGTCCTATTAGGTGTATTATTTTCTGCATGTAAGTGTATTATTTTTCGTCTTTTTAGGGAGGTGATAAGGTTTATCTTTATGTAAGTGggaaatctcatattttcttcTGAGGAAGACATGTGTAAAAGATAAGATCCCCACTTTATCTTTTCTGTCTTATTGTATTAAGACTCCTCTATATAAGAGAAGTCTTGAGTAATGTAGGGAGCAAGTTTCCTTTATCtatcaagaaataaaattctcCTTATGGCTTTCTAAACTCTTCATCTCTTTCTCTCGATCCTTTAGTTATGAGCTATTAGCTTGCACGATCTATTCTTTTATGATTCAAAAGGACTAACTCGGCTATAAGAGTCCAAAAGAGCACAAAGACCTCTCATGGCAAAGCTGCCTCTATACggtcttagcttgaggatttatcttgccttgagtttacagtATGAGAATCATCAGAATGAACAACTCTCGGCTTCAATTGAATCTTTTAGATTggtagtaattttattttatttacttatttatattatattattttaattaataaatataaatattttgaatttgtctttcttattattattaaaatcttttaatttttttatatggagtttttttattttttttgctgtggaaattttgatttcatttatagagctttttattatatattttatgaaatttaaatatttctttatggatgcaaataaaaaattttatgaagCTGCAATAATGATAGTAAAAAAGTTTTTGTTGATGTTCTTATAATCAGACtcatttaagaattaaagagTCAATTGTGGTTTAAAATATCCATTGAGTGAAACACTCAGATCATCGAGTTGTAAGTTAAAATGGCTTTATTAACGCGATTGAAGTATTTacatgagatttttttttttactttttgatggtattgatatttatttttattattgatcaatttatacattttattttttaataaatgacAGATtcataatttctattaaaaaaatttaacaacaaatataaacaataaatttaaacctATATCCATCCGTTTATTGCttaaccaaataaaagaactttttattagatttaaaatcagAACCGTTGGTCTGATTAATTCTTGTGCAGGATTGAATAATGATACAAGATTCTACCATACATTTAGTcataaaagaaggaaagaaaaaaaaaaaaaagaagaagaagagagaaatgAATAGAAAATTAAGCATTACTTGTGGACagctattttttaaagcaaattatagaataaagtaatttaatcCTTTAAAGTTATTAACTTCTGTATCTCAAACAAAAGCTATAAgctacttaaattttttattaaaacaaaaaagaaaaaagcaaaagaaaaagaaaaaggagctGCTCAAACTCAACCCTTAATGCTTAACACCACAAACACTAATTCACTAcctcaaaattaaatagaaaatgtcTTCCACAACTATGTTAGTAATCTTCATGTTAGCCTTATTCTTGGCCTTTTCAATTACTGCCAATGCTGTCCATTACTCTCGTTGTAGCGGGTCTTTCTTTCAGCTCATAACCCAGAAAAAGAACCTCACGAACTGCAAGAAATTAACCACTCTTGGAGCTGAATTTGGCTGGTcaatcaacaaaaacaatGACCACCAAATTGAGATAATTTTCGCTGCAAGATTATATGCCGATTATGGATGGCTAGCCTGGGGTGTCAATCCAGAGAAGATGCCGCAGATGGTTGGAACCAGGGCAGTAGTAGGTATTAGACACGAGAATGGATCATCCATCATTGAAACCTACAATATCACAAGTGATACCAAACTGGGTTGTAAGCTAACCCCTACAAGTTTCAATGTTGAAGCTCAAAACGAAGTGATTTTCCGAAATATAGCAATGGAGTATTTGGATGACTTAGACTACTATTCTATACAAGCTAGTGTAGTGCTTCCGTCTGCAGCTTATGATGTTTCTAAGTTGAACCACGTTTGGCAAGTTGGATATGACCTAGCCGGTACGAATCCTAAGAACCATCCCAGAGCCCTCCAGAATGTTGACAGTACAGAGACTCTTAACTTGATGACTGGGAGACCGGCACGCCACGTTGGAAAACATCGGCAATACTTAAGAACGGTAATTGGggtctaaaattcgtacagcTTCAGAATTAATTGGAAAAGCCGAGATTTATTGGTGAAGTAATTAATTGTTACTAGAGTTGTATggaacttttaattaattaatgtattttagttgttgttttttttaaatgattggCAGGTGCATGGTATACTTAATATTGTGGGATGGGGAGCAGTCTTGCCTGCTGGTGTGATGATTGCGAGA from Ricinus communis isolate WT05 ecotype wild-type chromosome 9, ASM1957865v1, whole genome shotgun sequence harbors:
- the LOC8278924 gene encoding pyridoxal phosphate homeostasis protein, producing the protein MAAPAIEGAAVTALRSVMVRVRQAAERAGRRPESVRIVAVSKTKPVSLIRHVYDAGHRCFGENYVQEVVDKAPQLPEDIEWHFIGHLQSNKVKTLLAGVPNLAMVQGVDNEKVANVLDRVVSTLGRNPLKVFVQVNTSGEASKSGIEPSSCVALAEHVKLRCPNLVLSGLMTIGMPDYTSTPENFRKLSNCRLEVCKALGMAEDHCELSMGMSGDFEQAIEMGSTNVRVGSTIFGPREYPKKQSN
- the LOC8264891 gene encoding cytochrome b561 and DOMON domain-containing protein At4g12980, which translates into the protein MSSTTMLVIFMLALFLAFSITANAVHYSRCSGSFFQLITQKKNLTNCKKLTTLGAEFGWSINKNNDHQIEIIFAARLYADYGWLAWGVNPEKMPQMVGTRAVVGIRHENGSSIIETYNITSDTKLGCKLTPTSFNVEAQNEVIFRNIAMEYLDDLDYYSIQASVVLPSAAYDVSKLNHVWQVGYDLAGTNPKNHPRALQNVDSTETLNLMTGRPARHVGKHRQYLRTVHGILNIVGWGAVLPAGVMIARYFKYPLDMNKWWFCLHVSCQIIGYILGTTGWIIGLCLGSASKFYIFRTHRLYSMFIFAFTTLQMFALRLKPERTDEYRKYWNMYHHFTGYALLAVISINIFQGIDILKPDKTWKWVYTAILIAIAAIVAALEIYTWTKFKRNTRKTTAVQQEGPTSSSTDLAPPPPLP